In Hippoglossus stenolepis isolate QCI-W04-F060 chromosome 21, HSTE1.2, whole genome shotgun sequence, one DNA window encodes the following:
- the si:dkey-191m6.4 gene encoding rho GTPase-activating protein 22 isoform X2: MGPVCCKPDRLKKQHLQGGTGEKDRAPISHESFLLMANSQTDMDDWVKAIRRVIWAPFGGGIFGQRLEDTVQYEKKFGPRLAPLLVEQCVDFIRERGLDEEGLFRMPGQANLVKDLQEAFDCGDKPLFDSNTDIHTVASLLKLYLRELPEPVIPFSKYEDFLTCAQLLAKDEEEGVQELGNQVSTLPLPNFNLLKYICKFLDEVQSHCIQNKMSVQNLATVFGPNILRPKMEDPVTIMEGTSLVQHLMTILIREHNRLYSGRDQEGLTVPQTELPIQGHQLQHRSLGAWISEEDLQSGPVSNPDQEIDSSASSLDAKLCAAVTPTQSPNLNPGPKLGSSSGKGETVVSPSKQSKTIPSWKYSFKSSSAPRSQPQAKPSSGGAGSVADTTSVSSGGGGGGGGGGGNWLMNGLSSLRGHRRTSSGERSARDRDSTGSSQRLSTYDNVTSSSSMGSVPSVSSTPWSTSSCEISVPDSASEPSANENCGESGEKGDWMESQREIDRGRDGGMMTDPGSEQDSCEAMELCSSSAACSENGNTVAAAGVPSIIMSEDGDEVNSTLSSLVEGLKDELMKQKTSYEARIQKLEESSAALCAQMERLEQEMEQERKKQRMLEIKLRNSERAREDAENRNRLLEKEMEDFFSTLGDLALGARTSDI, encoded by the exons GTGGAACAGGAGAGAAGGACCGGGCACCAATCAGTCATGAATCCTTCCTGCTCATGGCAAACTCCCAGACAGACATGGATGACTGGGTCAAGGCCATACGGCGAGTCATCTGGGCGCCGTTTGGAGGAG GGATATTTGGCCAGCGTCTAGAGGACACGGTGCAGTATGAGAAGAAGTTTGGCCCCCGGCTGGCCCCTCTGCTGGTGGAGCAGTGTGTGGACTTCATCAGGGAGCGGGGTCTGGATGAGGAGGGTCTCTTCAGGATGCCGGGACAGGCCAACCTGGTCAAAGATCTGCAAGAGGCCTTCGACTGCGGTGACAAGCCTCTGTTTGACAG TAACACAGACATCCACACGGTGGCATCCTTGCTGAAGTTGTACCTGCGGGAGCTGCCTGAACCAGTCATTCCCTTCTCCAAATATGAAGACTTTCTAACCTGTGCACAGCTTTTGGccaaagatgaggaggag GGGGTCCAGGAGCTTGGAAATCAAGTTAGCACTCTACCTCTACCTAACTTCAATCTCCTCAAGTACATATGCAA ATTCCTTGATGAGGTCCAGTCCCACTGTATTCAGAACAAGATGAGTGTCCAGAACCTCGCCACAGTATTTGGACCAAATATCCTTCGACCCAAGATGGAGGACCCAGTCACCATCATGGAAG GCACCTCTCTGGTCCAGCACCTGATGACAATCCTCATTAGGGAACACAACCGTTTGTACTCAGGTAGGGACCAGGAGGGACTCACCGTACCTCAAACTGAGCTCCCCATCCAGGGGCATCAGCTGCAACATCGCAGCCTGGGAGCCTGGATCTCTGAGGAGGACCTTCAGAGCGGCCCGGTCTCCAACCCCGACCAAGAGATAGACAGCAGTGCCTCGTCCCTGGACGCCAAACTGTGTGCGGCGGTCACACCCACCCAAAGCCCGAACCTAAACCCTGGACCAAAACTGGGGTCTTCGTCAGGGAAGGGCGAGACAGTGGTCAGCCCGAGCAAACAATCCAAGACCATTCCTTCCTGGAAGTACTCGTTCAAAAGCTCCTCAGCGCCACGTTCTCAGCCACAAGCCAAGCCAAGCAGTGGTGGCGCAGGCTCTGTGGCAGATACAACTAGTGTATCTTCtggtgggggaggaggtggaggtggtggtgggggtaaCTGGCTCATGAATGGTTTGTCCTCCTTGAGGGGACACCGGCGCACATCCTCAGGCGAGCGGTCCGCCCGTGACCGTGACTCCACCGGCTCCTCGCAAAGACTGTCCACCTATGACAATGTCACCTCCTCGTCCAGCATGGGGAGCGTACCGAGCGTATCCAGCACCCCGTGGTCCACCTCATCCTGCGAGATCTCCGTTCCAGACTCGGCGAGCGAGCCTTCAGCAAACGAGAACTGTGGAGAGAGTGGGGAGAAGGGGGATTGGATGGAGAGCCAGAGGGAGATCGACAgaggaagggatggagggatgatgacGGACCCGGGCTCTGAGCAGGACAGTTGCGAGGCCATggagctgtgcagcagcagtgcggCCTGCAGCGAGAATGGGAACACGGTCGCGGCAGCTGGCGTGCCGTCCATTATCATGTCCGAGGATGGAGACGAGGTAAATTCAACGCTGAGCAGTCTGGTGGAAGGACTGAAGGACGAGCTGATGAAACAGAAGACTTCCTACGAGGCAAGGATACAAAA ACTGGAAGAGTCCAGCGCTGCTCTGTGTGCGCAGATGGAGCGTTTGGAACAAGAGATGGAGCAGGAAAGGAAGAAGCAACGCATGCTGGAGATCAAACTGCGAAACTCCGAACGGGCAAGAGAGGATGCGGAAAACCGCAACCGGCTCCTTgagaaggagatggaggatTTCTTTTCCACGCTGGGAGATCTGGCCCTGGGTGCGAGGACTAGCGACATTTGA
- the si:dkey-191m6.4 gene encoding rho GTPase-activating protein 22 isoform X4, whose product MANSQTDMDDWVKAIRRVIWAPFGGGIFGQRLEDTVQYEKKFGPRLAPLLVEQCVDFIRERGLDEEGLFRMPGQANLVKDLQEAFDCGDKPLFDSNTDIHTVASLLKLYLRELPEPVIPFSKYEDFLTCAQLLAKDEEEGVQELGNQVSTLPLPNFNLLKYICKFLDEVQSHCIQNKMSVQNLATVFGPNILRPKMEDPVTIMEGTSLVQHLMTILIREHNRLYSGRDQEGLTVPQTELPIQGHQLQHRSLGAWISEEDLQSGPVSNPDQEIDSSASSLDAKLCAAVTPTQSPNLNPGPKLGSSSGKGETVVSPSKQSKTIPSWKYSFKSSSAPRSQPQAKPSSGGAGSVADTTSVSSGGGGGGGGGGGNWLMNGLSSLRGHRRTSSGERSARDRDSTGSSQRLSTYDNVTSSSSMGSVPSVSSTPWSTSSCEISVPDSASEPSANENCGESGEKGDWMESQREIDRGRDGGMMTDPGSEQDSCEAMELCSSSAACSENGNTVAAAGVPSIIMSEDGDEVNSTLSSLVEGLKDELMKQKTSYEARIQKLEESSAALCAQMERLEQEMEQERKKQRMLEIKLRNSERAREDAENRNRLLEKEMEDFFSTLGDLALGARTSDI is encoded by the exons ATGGCAAACTCCCAGACAGACATGGATGACTGGGTCAAGGCCATACGGCGAGTCATCTGGGCGCCGTTTGGAGGAG GGATATTTGGCCAGCGTCTAGAGGACACGGTGCAGTATGAGAAGAAGTTTGGCCCCCGGCTGGCCCCTCTGCTGGTGGAGCAGTGTGTGGACTTCATCAGGGAGCGGGGTCTGGATGAGGAGGGTCTCTTCAGGATGCCGGGACAGGCCAACCTGGTCAAAGATCTGCAAGAGGCCTTCGACTGCGGTGACAAGCCTCTGTTTGACAG TAACACAGACATCCACACGGTGGCATCCTTGCTGAAGTTGTACCTGCGGGAGCTGCCTGAACCAGTCATTCCCTTCTCCAAATATGAAGACTTTCTAACCTGTGCACAGCTTTTGGccaaagatgaggaggag GGGGTCCAGGAGCTTGGAAATCAAGTTAGCACTCTACCTCTACCTAACTTCAATCTCCTCAAGTACATATGCAA ATTCCTTGATGAGGTCCAGTCCCACTGTATTCAGAACAAGATGAGTGTCCAGAACCTCGCCACAGTATTTGGACCAAATATCCTTCGACCCAAGATGGAGGACCCAGTCACCATCATGGAAG GCACCTCTCTGGTCCAGCACCTGATGACAATCCTCATTAGGGAACACAACCGTTTGTACTCAGGTAGGGACCAGGAGGGACTCACCGTACCTCAAACTGAGCTCCCCATCCAGGGGCATCAGCTGCAACATCGCAGCCTGGGAGCCTGGATCTCTGAGGAGGACCTTCAGAGCGGCCCGGTCTCCAACCCCGACCAAGAGATAGACAGCAGTGCCTCGTCCCTGGACGCCAAACTGTGTGCGGCGGTCACACCCACCCAAAGCCCGAACCTAAACCCTGGACCAAAACTGGGGTCTTCGTCAGGGAAGGGCGAGACAGTGGTCAGCCCGAGCAAACAATCCAAGACCATTCCTTCCTGGAAGTACTCGTTCAAAAGCTCCTCAGCGCCACGTTCTCAGCCACAAGCCAAGCCAAGCAGTGGTGGCGCAGGCTCTGTGGCAGATACAACTAGTGTATCTTCtggtgggggaggaggtggaggtggtggtgggggtaaCTGGCTCATGAATGGTTTGTCCTCCTTGAGGGGACACCGGCGCACATCCTCAGGCGAGCGGTCCGCCCGTGACCGTGACTCCACCGGCTCCTCGCAAAGACTGTCCACCTATGACAATGTCACCTCCTCGTCCAGCATGGGGAGCGTACCGAGCGTATCCAGCACCCCGTGGTCCACCTCATCCTGCGAGATCTCCGTTCCAGACTCGGCGAGCGAGCCTTCAGCAAACGAGAACTGTGGAGAGAGTGGGGAGAAGGGGGATTGGATGGAGAGCCAGAGGGAGATCGACAgaggaagggatggagggatgatgacGGACCCGGGCTCTGAGCAGGACAGTTGCGAGGCCATggagctgtgcagcagcagtgcggCCTGCAGCGAGAATGGGAACACGGTCGCGGCAGCTGGCGTGCCGTCCATTATCATGTCCGAGGATGGAGACGAGGTAAATTCAACGCTGAGCAGTCTGGTGGAAGGACTGAAGGACGAGCTGATGAAACAGAAGACTTCCTACGAGGCAAGGATACAAAA ACTGGAAGAGTCCAGCGCTGCTCTGTGTGCGCAGATGGAGCGTTTGGAACAAGAGATGGAGCAGGAAAGGAAGAAGCAACGCATGCTGGAGATCAAACTGCGAAACTCCGAACGGGCAAGAGAGGATGCGGAAAACCGCAACCGGCTCCTTgagaaggagatggaggatTTCTTTTCCACGCTGGGAGATCTGGCCCTGGGTGCGAGGACTAGCGACATTTGA
- the si:dkey-191m6.4 gene encoding rho GTPase-activating protein 22 isoform X3 produces MPELEWMNLVKCGFGVYEKHSLLLCSRCSVNYYDYSELSTSCDCCSQSTGIFGQRLEDTVQYEKKFGPRLAPLLVEQCVDFIRERGLDEEGLFRMPGQANLVKDLQEAFDCGDKPLFDSNTDIHTVASLLKLYLRELPEPVIPFSKYEDFLTCAQLLAKDEEEGVQELGNQVSTLPLPNFNLLKYICKFLDEVQSHCIQNKMSVQNLATVFGPNILRPKMEDPVTIMEGTSLVQHLMTILIREHNRLYSGRDQEGLTVPQTELPIQGHQLQHRSLGAWISEEDLQSGPVSNPDQEIDSSASSLDAKLCAAVTPTQSPNLNPGPKLGSSSGKGETVVSPSKQSKTIPSWKYSFKSSSAPRSQPQAKPSSGGAGSVADTTSVSSGGGGGGGGGGGNWLMNGLSSLRGHRRTSSGERSARDRDSTGSSQRLSTYDNVTSSSSMGSVPSVSSTPWSTSSCEISVPDSASEPSANENCGESGEKGDWMESQREIDRGRDGGMMTDPGSEQDSCEAMELCSSSAACSENGNTVAAAGVPSIIMSEDGDEVNSTLSSLVEGLKDELMKQKTSYEARIQKLEESSAALCAQMERLEQEMEQERKKQRMLEIKLRNSERAREDAENRNRLLEKEMEDFFSTLGDLALGARTSDI; encoded by the exons ATGCCTGAACTGGAATGGATGAACTTGGTGAAATGTGGGTTTGGGGTGTATGAGAAGcattctctgctgctgtgcagcCGCTGCTCAGTGAACTACTACGATTACTCCGAGCTGTCGACCAGCTGCGACTGCTGCAGTCAGTCAACAG GGATATTTGGCCAGCGTCTAGAGGACACGGTGCAGTATGAGAAGAAGTTTGGCCCCCGGCTGGCCCCTCTGCTGGTGGAGCAGTGTGTGGACTTCATCAGGGAGCGGGGTCTGGATGAGGAGGGTCTCTTCAGGATGCCGGGACAGGCCAACCTGGTCAAAGATCTGCAAGAGGCCTTCGACTGCGGTGACAAGCCTCTGTTTGACAG TAACACAGACATCCACACGGTGGCATCCTTGCTGAAGTTGTACCTGCGGGAGCTGCCTGAACCAGTCATTCCCTTCTCCAAATATGAAGACTTTCTAACCTGTGCACAGCTTTTGGccaaagatgaggaggag GGGGTCCAGGAGCTTGGAAATCAAGTTAGCACTCTACCTCTACCTAACTTCAATCTCCTCAAGTACATATGCAA ATTCCTTGATGAGGTCCAGTCCCACTGTATTCAGAACAAGATGAGTGTCCAGAACCTCGCCACAGTATTTGGACCAAATATCCTTCGACCCAAGATGGAGGACCCAGTCACCATCATGGAAG GCACCTCTCTGGTCCAGCACCTGATGACAATCCTCATTAGGGAACACAACCGTTTGTACTCAGGTAGGGACCAGGAGGGACTCACCGTACCTCAAACTGAGCTCCCCATCCAGGGGCATCAGCTGCAACATCGCAGCCTGGGAGCCTGGATCTCTGAGGAGGACCTTCAGAGCGGCCCGGTCTCCAACCCCGACCAAGAGATAGACAGCAGTGCCTCGTCCCTGGACGCCAAACTGTGTGCGGCGGTCACACCCACCCAAAGCCCGAACCTAAACCCTGGACCAAAACTGGGGTCTTCGTCAGGGAAGGGCGAGACAGTGGTCAGCCCGAGCAAACAATCCAAGACCATTCCTTCCTGGAAGTACTCGTTCAAAAGCTCCTCAGCGCCACGTTCTCAGCCACAAGCCAAGCCAAGCAGTGGTGGCGCAGGCTCTGTGGCAGATACAACTAGTGTATCTTCtggtgggggaggaggtggaggtggtggtgggggtaaCTGGCTCATGAATGGTTTGTCCTCCTTGAGGGGACACCGGCGCACATCCTCAGGCGAGCGGTCCGCCCGTGACCGTGACTCCACCGGCTCCTCGCAAAGACTGTCCACCTATGACAATGTCACCTCCTCGTCCAGCATGGGGAGCGTACCGAGCGTATCCAGCACCCCGTGGTCCACCTCATCCTGCGAGATCTCCGTTCCAGACTCGGCGAGCGAGCCTTCAGCAAACGAGAACTGTGGAGAGAGTGGGGAGAAGGGGGATTGGATGGAGAGCCAGAGGGAGATCGACAgaggaagggatggagggatgatgacGGACCCGGGCTCTGAGCAGGACAGTTGCGAGGCCATggagctgtgcagcagcagtgcggCCTGCAGCGAGAATGGGAACACGGTCGCGGCAGCTGGCGTGCCGTCCATTATCATGTCCGAGGATGGAGACGAGGTAAATTCAACGCTGAGCAGTCTGGTGGAAGGACTGAAGGACGAGCTGATGAAACAGAAGACTTCCTACGAGGCAAGGATACAAAA ACTGGAAGAGTCCAGCGCTGCTCTGTGTGCGCAGATGGAGCGTTTGGAACAAGAGATGGAGCAGGAAAGGAAGAAGCAACGCATGCTGGAGATCAAACTGCGAAACTCCGAACGGGCAAGAGAGGATGCGGAAAACCGCAACCGGCTCCTTgagaaggagatggaggatTTCTTTTCCACGCTGGGAGATCTGGCCCTGGGTGCGAGGACTAGCGACATTTGA